ATTCATAAATCCCACTGTCGTTGATCTGCAGGTCTCTCAGTAACAGTGAAGCGTTCTCCGGGAAAAGCAGCGCCCGGTGTTTACACGGTTTggagacagtggtgtgtgatcTACTGTCACTGAGGTGACATTCTTGCCCCGAGAAGCAGGTATATTCCATACATACACTAGCGTTCCCGCCTCCGGTCCATGTGATCCGCAGATACCCGTGTGGGTCCGGGACTGTGTAAGAGACGGGCAGGAGCACGGAGTGGCCGGCGGTTCCATTCACTCTGTCCTGATGCACCCTCAGTGTTAGAGCGGCTAAAGGTGGAGATGGGAATTGTTATAATATAAAGTGGCGACAtttaaacaataaacacaagcaatgTTTGGGCTGCAAAGTGTAACTAACTGAAATAAACCCTGGCCGTGTTTCACACATCTCACCACCACGCGGTGTTCTTGGCCCCAGTAACGGGATTTTTTTCTGTTCCCCGGGCCAGCGAGGCCAAGCTGATCCCCAACATCAGTCCGAGCCCGGGACATTCACTGTTACAACCCACCGGTCTCCGGGGAAGGACCAACCGGTTCGGTCACTCTGTACCTTCCCGTCACCCGTTATGCACTGACTGGTGGACAGCGCCGGGGTTGCGTGGTTGTGCAACAGAAGCGGGTCCATTCCGGCAGAACCGGCTCCCGTCCAACCTCGGAATTATCCCGAACAGTTCTGATTTGGATAGTTGTGGATCTAATTCGAATCAGTCAACTCAggaggccagtcagcccatcaaGCCGCAGCCGGCTTTTTAAAAGATCAATCGCGCCGGGACCATCGGCCGCTCTTTCCTATAGACGTGTCATACTACTTACACGAAGTCCGAACGGGATTGAGCTGTGCAGCTGCGGGAGCTACTGAAAGGGCGTGGGACCGACGGATTATTCCTTTCAATTCACTAGCGCATCGACATCCCAAATAAACACCACAACACAGAACCCCAATTGCCTCACCAGTAACAGCagagaggtacgtgaaaaggCAGAGGCCACACACTTCAGGAGCCTCTGCAAACCGCATGGTGCCGCGGGCTGTGTTGAGCTGTTGAGGGCCGTTGAGTTCGCAGAGCGAATGTTCAGCCGCTGTCGGTGAGGAGTTACCCACGACGATGCTCATCCAGCGGGCGAGGTTCCAGCCTCAATAACCCTCTGATGCTCATTGTTTTAATCTGTGGGGAAAGTCGGTCCTACCCGGTGACGTCGGCTTCCTGCAGTTTGCGGACCCCGCACCGCAATTTCAGCCGAATGGTGCAAGTGATCATGTTACTCGCTCGCTCGGCGTCTGTTATCTCCCCGAACTCGGAACGGAAGTCCTCAATGGAAATACGTTGACGCTGATTGTAACGAAGTCAACATTTTTCTTCGGGTGTCCGGCACGGTGGTTTCTGATTGATGACCAGCAGTGGGTCGCCACCACAGATCCAAGGGGAAGCGGTCGGCAGCAGAGGGAAGGGAGAGTCTGTGGGGTCCAGGGGGCGGTGATCAGAGTCAGGAAGCAGTGGCTGCTGTGAGTTGTATCGAGTATTTGAGTTGTATCGAGTATTCCACTGGCCGAGCTAGGTCAAAATATTGGCACACAGGAACAGTTCATCAGGTCAGTTTCACACTACAGAGAAGTCATGTTTTAGTGCTAGATTTAAGCAAAGCGACATTGACCCTACTTCTCCGGTCAAACAGCTTATGATCAATGCCGAATCCGTCTCCTACTTCATTCTCCAAGTGTGAAATTCGATCCCGTGGAGCAAACTCAGGTTTAGTCTTCTGGGACAATTTGAGTAGTCTCTCCCAACATTACTAGTTAGAATGGACAAATCCCTGTTGCCGCATTTTGCTATCCCTTCTAGGAAATcttaaggagaattggtggaaTATAGGTTAAGGTCGTAAATATATGATCAGAGGCGGGAGATTTAGAAGGGTCACCATGAATCcgcttcccaatggcagcagtgagaagagagcatagcttgTATTGTACCGGTCCCTGATGACGGgcgctgctttcttgtgatagTGCTCCTTGTAGTTGTgcccaatggtgggaagggctttgcttgcgatggactgggctgcatccactactttttgtaggcgtTTTCATTCTTGAGCACTGCTGTTTCCACACCAGgatgtgatgcaactagttaggatactctccactgtgcgtctgtagaagtttgactaagttttagatgacatggtaAATATGGGCAAACTTCtatgaaagtagaggcactgtcgtgccttctttgtgatgacacagAAGTGCTGATCCCAGGCCAGATCCTCGCATATGACAACAATAAGGAATTAAAGTTATTGCCTCGCCTCACCCCGCcccgcctgaagccttgcctcacctctccgaagccttgcctcacctctcTTGAAGCCTCCCCTCTCCTGAAACCTTGTCTGAAAcctagcctcgcctgaagcctcgcctcgcctcgcctggcctGAAGCCCCGCCTCGCCTctcctgaagcctcgcctcgcctctcctGAAGCTTCGCCTCACCTCTCCTGAAGCCTGGCCTCACTTcgactcgcctgaagccttgactGAATCCtggcctcgccttgcctcgccttaaGCATTGCCTCGGCTCGCCTGAAGCCTCCCCTATctttgcctcgccttgcctcgccttaaGCATCACCTTGGCTCGCCTGatgccttgcctcacctcacctgatgcctcgcctcgtctcgccttgccTTAAGCCGCGCCTATCCTCACCTCACCTGCAGCCTCGACTCGCCTGAAGCCTCTCCTCTCCTCGCCTCACCTCGACTGAAGCCtctcctcgcctcgcctgaagccttgcctcgcctgaagctTCGCCTCCCCTCACTTCGTCTGAAGTCTTGCCTCGCCTGCACCGCTGTCAATTTCCACcgccggagcaagataaggaactgtctattgttttgaactgtccctgtgtccacaccttcaatAGGTAGGTCTGGCCCTTtaccgctacctagtgttgggaaacGTCTGTAtccacacctttgctaggtaggtccggccgtctgccgctaccttgtgttaggAACTGTCTTGTATTCTGCATTCTCTGTAATGAGTCCTGGTCCTACATCCTGTtttcaaggaggggtcccagctctgtgttctgtgtatgagtcccggccctatgtcttgtttccaaggaggggtcccggctctgtgtttgatgttcctgtctctccctcgaccaaggctctgtgtttctgtctctccctcaaccaagtcaaggcttcggggtctTGTCCAGTCCTAGCCtcatccaagaaccttgtcctgtcctaGCTATGGCATtgtgttctcgtcttgtccatgtgCCTCTCCCAGCCCGGTGCTGGCGATTCCTTGTCCTGggctggagttccctcatcctgtcctgGAGTCTCTTGTCCCATCCTGTAGCCATGCcacgtcctgtagccacgtcatgtcctcgcctagttccagggtcccagcccgaatcaagaaccaggttctgggtccttgtccagtctctggctcagagtccaagcccaggctcctagttcccagttccatgTCCTGATTCcactatcctagtcaagtcctagcccaggccctgtatccttgtctcatccagggcctgtgtcatgtccagcatcctttcttccccacttcccttgctttcttgactaacctagtcctgttccttgtacttcagtgtctgtgtcttgcatttgggtccaccaatGCCCTCCATCTGACATTGACAGAGAatttgaaaagtagcagtcccaatactgacccctgaggaacaccacgagtcattggcagccagccagaaaagaccccctttattcccacttgctgcttcTTGCatgtcagtcattcctctattcatgccagtatcgttcctgtaacaccataggattttattttgttaagcaccttatcaaatgccttctgaaaagctCAGTAAATGACATGCACtcttacttcctcgaagaattctaacagatttgtcaggtaagatttccttttacagaaaccatgctgactttgacatattttatcattagcctccaagtaccccaaaactcgtccttaataatagaccccaacactttcccaaccattgaggttgggttaaatggtctataatttcctttcttttgtcttcctcccttcttaaagagtggaatgatatttgcaattttgcagtcctccagaaccatgcagaatcaagtgattcttgaaagatcactaatgCATCCGTTGTCTCTTCAGCAGCCTCTTCTAAgactctgggatatagtccatctggtccaggtgact
The DNA window shown above is from Mobula birostris isolate sMobBir1 chromosome 5, sMobBir1.hap1, whole genome shotgun sequence and carries:
- the LOC140198132 gene encoding uncharacterized protein isoform X3, with the protein product MSIVVGNSSPTAAEHSLCELNGPQQLNTARGTMRFAEAPEVCGLCLFTYLSAVTAALTLRVHQDRVNGTAGHSVLLPVSYTVPDPHGYLRITWTGGGNASVCMEYTCFSGQECHLSDSRSHTTVSKPCKHRALLFPENASLLLRDLQINDSGIYELSIVHSTGTEKGNLTLEVRPATESAIDTGSGIHAGITAATDRIPVIKNEFIIPPVVFTAAVIIILCLVVKTRRVCKGSQQQKEEQHTTQDHWNSSANCPAVWYTERASQGITGTNRKKVENPEENAEYDKIWFGK
- the LOC140198132 gene encoding uncharacterized protein isoform X2, coding for MSIVVGNSSPTAAEHSLCELNGPQQLNTARGTMRFAEAPEVCGLCLFTYLSAVTAALTLRVHQDRVNGTAGHSVLLPVSYTVPDPHGYLRITWTGGGNASVCMEYTCFSGQECHLSDSRSHTTVSKPCKHRALLFPENASLLLRDLQINDSGIYELSIVHSTGTEKGNLTLEVRPATESAIDTGSGIHAGITAVSTVPGNSIPPQSLNPPSLESNWRNSSAPSAKPIYPSSATDRIPVIKNEFIIPPVVFTAAVIIILCLVVKTRREFIGKLPGCVVYREGITGHYRNEQKEGGKS